In Candidatus Defluviilinea proxima, a single genomic region encodes these proteins:
- a CDS encoding winged helix DNA-binding domain-containing protein, whose product MPTIDIKKLNTHRTRTFNLPPSKRLSSPAQALKFVDQRGFIFFWPIAGIDMPSLWTAVAGNRPVADKHDDPGHITWGWKDGALDKKIWYYAKILRKKATMISLDVAPYFYALSENYGSPEEDYLLTYEEGRMTQSAKQVYEVLLNEGAMNTLDLRKASKLSNAKDSEFNKALEYLQSDFKILPVGVSQAGAWKYSFIYQLVPRHFPELPEQARKIGEGEARAKLVELYFQSVGAAQERDAVKLFGWKKELVTRAISSLVTKRILVETEHPEHKGSWFALQDITK is encoded by the coding sequence ATGCCCACAATTGACATCAAGAAACTCAACACGCATCGCACACGGACCTTCAACCTGCCTCCGTCTAAAAGGCTTTCATCTCCCGCCCAAGCTTTGAAATTCGTGGATCAACGCGGATTCATTTTCTTCTGGCCCATCGCTGGCATCGACATGCCCAGTCTATGGACAGCCGTTGCCGGTAACAGACCCGTCGCCGATAAACACGATGACCCCGGTCACATCACGTGGGGGTGGAAAGATGGAGCGCTTGATAAAAAGATCTGGTACTACGCGAAGATCCTTCGCAAAAAAGCAACCATGATCTCGCTCGACGTGGCCCCCTATTTTTATGCGCTCTCAGAAAACTACGGTTCGCCCGAAGAAGATTACCTGCTGACATACGAAGAAGGGCGCATGACGCAGTCAGCGAAACAAGTCTACGAGGTGCTTCTCAACGAAGGGGCGATGAATACATTGGACTTGCGCAAAGCGTCCAAGTTATCCAACGCAAAAGATTCAGAGTTCAACAAGGCACTCGAATATCTACAGTCCGATTTCAAGATATTGCCCGTGGGTGTATCGCAGGCAGGCGCATGGAAGTATTCGTTTATTTACCAACTTGTTCCGCGCCACTTCCCTGAGTTGCCCGAGCAGGCACGCAAGATCGGCGAAGGCGAAGCACGTGCAAAACTCGTGGAACTCTATTTCCAATCTGTGGGCGCGGCGCAGGAACGTGACGCTGTCAAACTGTTCGGGTGGAAAAAGGAACTCGTCACAAGGGCAATTTCCAGCTTAGTGACGAAGCGGATCTTAGTCGAGACAGAACACCCAGAACACAAGGGAAGTTGGTTCGCGCTACAAGACATCACAAAGTAA
- a CDS encoding metalloenzyme domain-containing protein has product MDGIGLGENDPETNPLARAKMPNLNALLDGRSLLKESAPFVGEHASLLAIDPNVGVDGLPQSATGQAMLLTGVNVSAEIGYHYGPKPNPEVAAYLNGGTLFSRCVEAGKKTTLLNAYPPRYFDGIDSGKRNYSSIPMAVTNAGLELFRHEDYFAGRALSADFTGEGWRTMLGFPDAPLMEPHDAGRKLASLAMEYDFSLFEYWASDYAGHKQQMGTAVGLMEAFDGVIGGLVESGKWEDELLIVVTSDHGNMEDMSTRRHTDAMVPALVIGEKNAREEFTHDMKNITDIAPAIWKAVENH; this is encoded by the coding sequence ATGGACGGAATCGGTTTAGGCGAAAACGATCCAGAGACAAATCCGTTGGCGCGCGCGAAGATGCCGAACTTGAATGCGTTGCTCGATGGACGGTCACTGCTGAAAGAGTCCGCGCCGTTTGTGGGGGAACATGCATCACTGCTCGCCATTGACCCGAACGTGGGCGTGGACGGTTTGCCGCAATCGGCAACGGGACAGGCGATGTTGTTGACGGGTGTCAACGTTTCGGCGGAGATCGGGTATCACTATGGGCCGAAGCCGAACCCTGAAGTGGCCGCGTATTTGAACGGCGGCACGCTGTTCTCGCGTTGTGTGGAAGCGGGCAAGAAAACGACTTTGCTCAATGCGTATCCGCCGCGTTACTTCGATGGGATCGATTCGGGCAAGCGCAATTATTCGTCCATCCCGATGGCAGTGACGAATGCGGGCCTTGAGCTTTTTCGGCACGAAGATTATTTTGCTGGCCGCGCCCTCTCGGCAGACTTCACTGGTGAAGGCTGGCGGACGATGCTTGGCTTCCCCGATGCACCCTTGATGGAACCGCATGATGCAGGACGTAAACTTGCATCGCTTGCGATGGAGTACGACTTCTCTTTGTTCGAGTATTGGGCAAGCGATTATGCCGGTCACAAACAGCAAATGGGCACGGCAGTGGGATTGATGGAGGCGTTTGATGGGGTGATTGGTGGATTAGTGGAAAGTGGAAAGTGGGAGGATGAGTTGTTGATTGTGGTGACTTCCGATCATGGAAACATGGAAGATATGTCCACACGCAGGCACACGGATGCAATGGTCCCTGCCTTGGTGATCGGGGAGAAGAACGCGCGGGAGGAGTTTACGCACGATATGAAAAACATCACAGATATTGCCCCAGCGATTTGGAAAGCGGTGGAGAACCACTAA
- a CDS encoding isocitrate lyase/phosphoenolpyruvate mutase family protein, whose protein sequence is MLTTEQTTKAEKLLSLHTNGQLLILPNIWNPIGARVLESKGYPAVATASAAIAESLGYADGENIRFETMLEMLTRIARSVDVPVTADIEAGYASTVSELKDSIHEVLKTGVVGINIEDSLVEGVSMRSVREQCERIAAVREAADQYGVHLVINARVDSFFLDSLGAGQEKLEDAVARANAYAEAGADCIYPIGPGDRETVSLLRQRIVVPLNILATPNAVSLTDLQRLGINRVSFGPFIFRSLLAKFVRIADELKDFGPYSVFAEQSMSGKDVTKFLISGKE, encoded by the coding sequence ATGCTAACTACTGAACAAACCACCAAAGCAGAAAAACTATTATCCCTTCACACGAACGGACAACTTCTAATCCTGCCAAATATCTGGAATCCGATTGGGGCGCGGGTTTTGGAGAGCAAGGGATATCCTGCAGTAGCGACCGCCAGTGCGGCGATTGCCGAATCGCTTGGGTATGCGGATGGGGAGAATATTCGCTTTGAAACCATGCTGGAGATGTTGACCCGCATTGCGCGGAGTGTGGATGTCCCTGTCACGGCGGATATAGAAGCAGGATATGCCAGCACCGTAAGCGAACTCAAAGACTCGATCCATGAAGTGTTGAAAACAGGCGTTGTGGGAATCAATATCGAAGATAGCTTGGTCGAGGGCGTGTCCATGCGCTCTGTGCGGGAGCAGTGCGAACGAATTGCCGCTGTCCGTGAGGCGGCGGATCAATATGGCGTGCATTTGGTTATCAACGCCCGTGTAGACAGTTTCTTTTTGGATAGCCTGGGTGCTGGGCAAGAGAAACTTGAAGATGCTGTCGCACGTGCTAACGCGTACGCTGAAGCTGGCGCGGATTGCATTTACCCCATCGGCCCGGGTGACAGGGAGACGGTCAGCCTGTTACGTCAACGGATCGTTGTGCCGTTGAATATCCTTGCCACGCCCAATGCGGTCAGTTTGACAGACTTGCAACGGCTGGGCATTAACCGAGTCAGTTTTGGACCGTTCATCTTTCGGTCGTTGTTGGCGAAGTTTGTTCGCATCGCAGATGAATTAAAGGATTTTGGCCCGTATTCCGTTTTTGCTGAACAAAGTATGTCTGGAAAAGACGTGACGAAATTTTTGATCTCAGGAAAAGAGTAG